A genomic window from Chthonomonadales bacterium includes:
- a CDS encoding ABC transporter permease has protein sequence MADTGASIELTTLIAASARQAVPLVLAAQGGVLSERSGVINIALEGMMLAGAFAGVWFGQALGPLGGLAGALAVGAALGGAHLLLTQRLRMDHIVSGVALNLLALNLTTFLLRAFFNQASPPRPARLEHGLPVGWFVVAAMALPVLIHLGLMRTTLGLRLRAVGESAERARMAGLFPLRLRAVGVVSSGLLAAAAGAYLSMAQVGRFSDDMVSGRGFIALAAVVCGRWTPLGAAAAAALFGLLDALQLLLQGSVRLPTEFVRMLPYAATILAALLLRPRPPADLGREPPA, from the coding sequence ATGGCGGACACGGGGGCGAGCATCGAGCTCACGACGCTGATCGCGGCCTCGGCCCGCCAGGCGGTGCCGCTCGTGCTGGCCGCGCAGGGAGGGGTGCTCTCCGAGCGGAGCGGCGTGATCAACATCGCGCTCGAGGGGATGATGCTGGCCGGGGCCTTCGCCGGCGTCTGGTTCGGGCAGGCGCTCGGCCCGCTCGGAGGCCTGGCTGGCGCGCTGGCGGTCGGCGCGGCCCTGGGCGGCGCGCACCTCCTGCTCACTCAGCGTCTGCGGATGGACCACATCGTGAGCGGCGTCGCCCTGAACCTGCTGGCGCTCAATCTGACTACCTTCCTGCTGCGCGCGTTCTTCAACCAGGCCTCGCCGCCCCGCCCCGCGCGACTGGAGCACGGCCTGCCGGTCGGCTGGTTTGTCGTGGCCGCGATGGCCCTGCCCGTGCTGATCCACCTGGGCCTGATGCGCACCACGCTGGGACTGCGCCTGCGCGCCGTCGGCGAGAGCGCTGAGCGCGCACGCATGGCCGGCCTGTTCCCGCTGCGATTGCGTGCCGTGGGCGTCGTGTCCTCCGGGCTGCTCGCCGCCGCGGCCGGAGCCTACCTCTCGATGGCGCAGGTCGGCCGGTTCAGCGACGACATGGTGAGCGGGCGCGGCTTCATCGCTCTGGCCGCCGTGGTGTGCGGTCGCTGGACCCCCCTTGGCGCAGCGGCGGCCGCCGCGCTCTTTGGCCTGCTGGATGCCCTTCAGCTCCTGCTGCAGGGCAGCGTGCGGCTGCCGACCGAGTTCGTGCGGATGCTGCCCTACGCCGCCACCATCCTGGCAGCGCTGCTCCTGCGGCCCCGCCCACCCGCCGACCTAGGCCGCGAGCCGCCCGCATAG
- a CDS encoding DUF455 family protein yields the protein MPVAPVRSTADAAGRRVSGGGPRARRRTYFTVEQSAAIHQHYFSLEFELFTTLAGAIPLFGDLDAKCGLSHHLHSAMLRTRAIRDRLSDFLMREPEKQVLVEWANFTRHLMAAPTPGALLSALYRVIRPAQLAAYEAHHRLTLPVNDAPTREMLAMHLPLLREDLAWGSAHLAARDAAGADGPDAAFEQALRAHFRALGGPMGVERPEDAPEPERYPAWSTPSAMALDGFELLSADRYTLPGWPEYEAIPTAYTHFTELPVIDIVGTIVFDGRAAGLPFEFFADFTRQLWDEARHTLMGMERLQAFGVDPRRVPIPVGHYAVWANIGLLHRLASLTQVGEACSFAPKRAWVAAAWARRDPLSALEHEYDIVDERTHVMFGARWIKELMRATGEKRTVKQVVQDADWEFRERINALRKEKGEKWAEDLGERFQGCGTNTSPVSLAPALDGIPNIIA from the coding sequence ATGCCAGTCGCACCGGTCCGATCAACCGCGGATGCCGCGGGCCGCCGCGTGTCTGGTGGCGGCCCGCGCGCGCGCCGCCGCACCTACTTCACGGTGGAGCAGAGCGCTGCGATCCACCAACACTACTTCTCGCTCGAGTTCGAGCTCTTCACGACGCTCGCCGGGGCCATTCCTCTGTTCGGTGACCTCGACGCGAAGTGCGGGCTGAGCCACCACCTTCACTCGGCCATGTTGCGCACCCGGGCCATCCGCGACCGGCTCTCCGACTTCCTGATGCGCGAGCCCGAGAAGCAGGTGCTCGTTGAGTGGGCGAACTTCACGCGCCACCTGATGGCGGCGCCCACTCCCGGCGCGCTGCTGAGCGCCCTCTACCGCGTGATCCGGCCGGCGCAGCTTGCCGCCTACGAGGCGCACCACCGGCTTACGCTGCCCGTGAACGATGCTCCGACCCGCGAGATGCTCGCCATGCATCTGCCTTTGCTGCGCGAAGACCTCGCCTGGGGCAGTGCCCACCTGGCCGCGCGCGACGCGGCGGGCGCTGATGGCCCGGACGCGGCTTTCGAGCAGGCACTGCGCGCTCACTTCCGCGCGCTCGGAGGGCCGATGGGCGTCGAGCGCCCCGAGGATGCCCCCGAGCCCGAGCGGTACCCGGCATGGTCGACTCCGTCGGCGATGGCCCTGGACGGCTTCGAGCTCCTGAGCGCGGACCGCTACACGCTGCCTGGCTGGCCCGAGTACGAGGCGATCCCGACGGCGTACACGCATTTCACCGAGCTGCCGGTGATCGATATCGTCGGGACGATCGTCTTCGACGGCCGCGCGGCCGGCCTGCCGTTCGAGTTCTTCGCCGACTTCACGCGGCAACTCTGGGACGAGGCGCGCCACACCTTGATGGGCATGGAGCGGCTCCAGGCCTTCGGCGTCGATCCGCGCCGGGTGCCGATTCCTGTTGGCCACTACGCCGTGTGGGCGAACATCGGGCTGCTGCACCGCCTGGCGAGCCTGACGCAGGTCGGCGAAGCGTGCAGCTTCGCCCCCAAGCGCGCCTGGGTCGCCGCTGCCTGGGCCCGGCGTGACCCGCTCTCGGCGCTGGAGCACGAGTACGACATCGTGGACGAGCGCACGCACGTGATGTTCGGGGCGCGCTGGATCAAGGAACTGATGCGGGCGACCGGGGAGAAGCGTACGGTGAAGCAGGTTGTCCAGGACGCCGACTGGGAGTTCCGCGAGCGCATCAACGCGCTGCGCAAGGAGAAGGGGGAGAAGTGGGCTGAGGACCTGGGCGAGCGCTTCCAGGGCTGCGGCACCAACACCTCGCCCGTGAGCCTGGCGCCGGCGCTCGACGGGATCCCGAACATCATCGCCTGA
- a CDS encoding TlyA family RNA methyltransferase, which translates to MPERLDRLVTARGLAPSRERAQMLIAAGLVEVDGERAAKASQLVEETAEVVVTGEAIPYVGRGGLKLEAALRHFRVNAREAVCLDIGASTGGFTDCLLQRGARHVVALDVGHGQLAPSLQVDPRVELRERVNARYLSPEQFAMPFDLVAIDVSFISLTLILPAAAPALRPGGHVLALVKPEFEAGRDAVGPGGVVRDPEARKRAIQRVIRCAVDELGLDLRGTMLAPSPRGRAGNREYFACFRRPVERPDVPANAGEPGPEGGPHTDGEA; encoded by the coding sequence ATGCCGGAACGACTTGACAGGCTGGTGACGGCGCGCGGCCTGGCTCCGAGCCGCGAACGGGCGCAGATGCTGATCGCGGCCGGACTGGTGGAGGTCGACGGCGAGCGAGCCGCCAAGGCCAGTCAGCTGGTCGAGGAGACGGCAGAGGTCGTCGTCACAGGCGAGGCGATCCCCTACGTCGGCCGCGGCGGACTGAAGCTCGAGGCGGCCCTGCGCCACTTCCGCGTGAACGCGCGCGAGGCCGTCTGCCTGGACATCGGCGCCTCAACGGGCGGCTTCACCGACTGCCTGCTCCAGCGCGGCGCGCGACACGTCGTGGCGTTGGACGTAGGCCACGGCCAGCTCGCGCCGTCGCTCCAGGTCGACCCGCGCGTGGAGCTGCGCGAGCGCGTGAACGCGCGTTACCTCTCACCCGAGCAGTTCGCCATGCCGTTCGACCTGGTGGCCATCGACGTGTCGTTCATCTCCCTCACGCTCATTCTGCCCGCTGCCGCGCCGGCCCTGCGCCCCGGCGGCCATGTGCTCGCCCTGGTGAAGCCAGAGTTCGAGGCCGGGCGGGACGCGGTAGGGCCGGGCGGCGTCGTCCGCGACCCCGAGGCGCGCAAGCGCGCCATCCAGCGCGTCATCCGATGCGCCGTCGACGAGCTCGGCCTGGACCTCCGCGGGACGATGCTCGCGCCGTCGCCACGCGGCCGGGCCGGCAACCGCGAATACTTCGCCTGTTTCCGTCGGCCCGTGGAGCGGCCCGACGTGCCGGCGAACGCAGGCGAACCGGGCCCCGAGGGGGGCCCGCACACGGACGGCGAGGCCTGA
- a CDS encoding ABC transporter permease — MRRRLAAVAFALAVGAAVMAMAGDSPLEAYAALARGAAGDSTALFRTLARATPLLLSGLAVALALRAGLFNIGAEGQLLCGALAAGWVGFALPPLPAAVHLPLALLAGAAAGGAWGFVPGLLRAWRGTHEVIVTIMMNYIAILLTHYLVNDVLRDPSSLAIATPFVRPAARLPAVGGNSNLSAGFGIALAMAVAVSLLVRRTPFGLGTRAVGLNAEAARTAGIRVGPLMVAAMTLSGALAGLAGAVEVLGVHRRFLDAFSPGYGFDSIAVALLGNLGSAGVCLSALLFGALGAGAPYMEALSHVPRQLVGVVQAVVILAVGARYVGRRG, encoded by the coding sequence GTGAGGCGCCGCCTGGCGGCGGTCGCGTTCGCGCTCGCGGTTGGCGCGGCCGTGATGGCCATGGCCGGCGACAGCCCGCTCGAGGCCTACGCCGCCCTCGCCCGCGGCGCGGCGGGCGATTCCACGGCGCTGTTCCGTACTCTGGCCCGGGCAACTCCGCTGCTCCTGAGCGGCCTGGCGGTCGCGCTCGCCCTGCGGGCCGGGCTGTTCAACATCGGCGCGGAGGGCCAGTTGCTCTGCGGGGCGCTCGCGGCGGGCTGGGTCGGCTTCGCGCTCCCTCCGCTTCCGGCCGCAGTGCACCTCCCGCTCGCGCTCCTGGCCGGCGCGGCGGCCGGCGGCGCCTGGGGGTTCGTGCCCGGCCTGCTGAGAGCGTGGCGTGGGACGCATGAGGTCATCGTCACCATCATGATGAACTACATCGCGATCCTCCTCACGCACTACCTGGTCAACGATGTGCTGCGCGACCCATCCAGCCTGGCTATAGCGACGCCCTTCGTCCGCCCGGCCGCGCGTCTGCCCGCCGTCGGCGGCAACTCCAACCTGTCGGCCGGCTTCGGCATCGCCCTCGCGATGGCCGTCGCCGTCAGCCTCCTGGTGCGCCGGACGCCGTTCGGCCTGGGCACGCGCGCGGTCGGGCTCAACGCCGAGGCGGCGCGGACCGCCGGCATCCGGGTCGGGCCGCTTATGGTCGCGGCGATGACGCTATCCGGCGCGCTCGCGGGCCTCGCCGGAGCGGTGGAGGTTCTGGGCGTGCATCGCCGGTTCCTCGACGCCTTCTCGCCTGGCTACGGGTTCGACAGCATCGCGGTCGCCCTGCTCGGCAACCTGGGCTCGGCCGGCGTCTGCCTGTCCGCGCTGCTGTTCGGCGCCCTCGGCGCCGGCGCGCCCTACATGGAGGCGCTCTCCCACGTGCCCCGGCAGCTCGTGGGCGTCGTGCAGGCGGTCGTGATCCTCGCCGTCGGCGCGCGCTACGTGGGAAGGCGCGGCTAG
- a CDS encoding DUF1559 domain-containing protein, translated as MPRRARIRDDRAAFTLIELLVVIAIIAILAAILFPVFAQAREKARQVSCLSNMKQLALAFMAYAQDYDENLPGSGLERGCGTPDPLRGQMAHWVPSGRVLPPATYANWSITDGSLYPYVKSVGVYRCPSDGGANARRGLSYAMNGYLSPFYALAAIDLPARISLLVDQGMGDPNGPNISKEQDDCWFVSFWCGVDPCLPIESVAIVHSGGANLSFCDGHAKWVRRATLIDPAVAIDYFDWRTPHPILNSAYAMCK; from the coding sequence ATGCCAAGACGTGCGCGCATCCGGGACGATCGCGCGGCCTTCACGCTCATCGAATTGCTGGTCGTGATCGCTATCATCGCGATCCTGGCCGCCATCCTCTTCCCCGTCTTCGCGCAGGCGCGGGAAAAGGCGCGCCAAGTCTCCTGCCTCAGCAACATGAAGCAGCTCGCGCTCGCCTTCATGGCCTATGCCCAGGACTACGACGAGAACCTTCCGGGCAGCGGCCTGGAGCGCGGGTGCGGCACGCCGGATCCCCTGCGCGGCCAGATGGCGCACTGGGTGCCGAGCGGCCGCGTGCTTCCGCCGGCGACCTACGCCAACTGGAGCATCACTGACGGCTCCCTCTACCCGTACGTGAAGAGCGTGGGCGTCTACCGCTGCCCGTCCGACGGCGGCGCGAACGCCCGGCGAGGCCTCTCTTACGCGATGAACGGCTACCTCTCGCCGTTCTATGCGCTCGCCGCCATCGACCTGCCCGCACGGATCTCGCTCCTCGTTGACCAGGGAATGGGCGATCCGAACGGGCCCAACATCTCCAAGGAGCAGGACGACTGCTGGTTCGTGTCCTTCTGGTGCGGTGTCGACCCGTGTCTGCCGATCGAGTCGGTCGCCATCGTGCACAGCGGCGGCGCGAACCTCAGCTTCTGCGACGGCCACGCCAAGTGGGTCCGCCGCGCGACCCTGATCGATCCCGCGGTCGCCATCGACTACTTCGACTGGCGTACCCCGCACCCGATCCTCAACAGCGCCTACGCCATGTGCAAATGA
- a CDS encoding DUF2961 domain-containing protein has protein sequence MSEFNGLGLGLHNIARLSRAQTRSISAENPTGEKGRGGMALPEGHGAARELGQGWKVRPCITLAAGQTVSLAQIEGPGAIQHIWMTVSPDWWRRLVLRVYWDGEETPSIETPLGDFFCMGWCQRANVSSLPIAVNPAGGFNSYWEMPFRGSARVTVENLWEEPCHGFFYQITYALADVPADSAYLHAQWRRDNPVPYREVHTLLDGVKGHGHYVGTYIAWQSNNCGWWGEGEIKFYLDGDGEFPTICGTGTEDYFGGAWDWEQPAGQYCVYSTAFLGLPQVITAAAEGMYRSQQRFGMYRWHIPDPIRFEKDLRVTIQALGWRSGGRYLPLQDDLASTALWYQEEPHAPFPALPDRNGLEVI, from the coding sequence ATGAGCGAGTTCAACGGTCTTGGGCTAGGCCTGCACAACATCGCGCGGCTCTCGCGCGCCCAAACGCGCTCGATCAGCGCGGAGAACCCGACCGGCGAGAAGGGGCGTGGCGGCATGGCCCTTCCCGAGGGGCACGGCGCCGCCCGTGAGCTCGGCCAGGGATGGAAGGTGCGCCCCTGCATCACGTTGGCGGCCGGCCAGACCGTGAGCCTGGCCCAGATCGAGGGGCCGGGGGCCATTCAGCACATCTGGATGACGGTGTCCCCGGACTGGTGGCGCCGACTGGTCCTGCGCGTCTACTGGGACGGCGAGGAGACCCCCTCCATCGAAACCCCGCTCGGCGACTTCTTCTGCATGGGATGGTGCCAGCGGGCCAACGTCTCGTCGCTGCCCATAGCGGTCAACCCGGCCGGCGGCTTCAACAGCTACTGGGAGATGCCCTTCCGCGGATCGGCCCGCGTCACGGTGGAGAACCTCTGGGAGGAACCCTGCCACGGCTTCTTCTACCAGATCACCTACGCACTGGCCGACGTGCCGGCCGATTCCGCCTACCTGCACGCGCAGTGGCGACGCGACAACCCCGTGCCGTACAGGGAGGTGCACACGCTTCTGGACGGCGTGAAGGGGCACGGACACTACGTTGGAACGTACATCGCCTGGCAGTCCAACAACTGCGGGTGGTGGGGTGAGGGCGAGATCAAGTTCTACCTGGATGGCGATGGCGAGTTTCCGACCATCTGCGGCACCGGCACGGAGGACTACTTCGGGGGGGCCTGGGACTGGGAGCAGCCGGCCGGGCAGTACTGCGTCTACTCGACGGCGTTCCTCGGCCTACCCCAGGTGATCACCGCGGCCGCGGAGGGGATGTACCGGAGCCAGCAGCGGTTCGGCATGTACCGCTGGCACATCCCGGACCCCATTCGCTTCGAGAAGGACCTGCGAGTCACCATTCAGGCGCTCGGATGGCGCTCCGGCGGGCGCTATCTGCCGCTGCAGGATGACCTCGCCAGCACGGCCCTCTGGTACCAGGAGGAGCCGCACGCCCCGTTCCCGGCCCTGCCCGACCGCAACGGCCTCGAGGTCATCTGA
- a CDS encoding cellulase family glycosylhydrolase, with protein MIPAALCVRAAALALLAASPAAVAGPGGAPRLRLDAAVPAGLGANIHFTDPRTGEMRMLADGGFRWVRMDFDWNAIETERGKYDFRAYDRLMAALQRHGIRPILILDYVHRLYDDAQSPHTPEGRAAMAAWAAASAVHFRGRGVLWEMYNEPNISPFWRPRPSVDDYVKLATAVGEAIRKAAPNEAYIGPATSTIDYGFLEACFRGGLLKYWDAVSVHPYRQAPPETAAADYRRLRLLIERYAPKGKHIPVLSGEWGYSSAWRGMDAERQGLMLPRQWLTNLANDVGVSIWYDWHDDGPDPKEPEHHFGTTYYPYHEGRDPVYDPKPAYIAAQALTTALRGYRFHARLMTGRAEDHVLLFARGDDVKLAAWTVDRGGAEARIPASPGRFGVVGHLGEALPSVVAGDDGLALPLTEAPRYLTPEEPNALLRVAAGWERLPLEALTTRDRYVPTARIRNPLDRAIVVRAADTSRRIRPGATAVLALPPVAVGRGLTPMSVRAELEVEGMGRLAQGTYVAHRQPLAATILPAAGALGRVRIQNPTGLPLRGSVELRVRQGSETEARSAPLRLSSGAREVIVELPLSGEPADAYSASAEVRAEDGKALLREGPRTFRHTDHFSRYGQGSPVSAYAVVAEGDSKVTSEQALSVAQPSDGPATPRGGSLRLDYRFTPGWKYLCIKPTSAPLVPIPGRPAGFGLWVHGDGRGNLARLRVTDSTGQTFQPDGGAITWRGWRYVEFRLDGSQGGHWGGAEDGVIHYPLRWETLFLLDSAGGSASEGTVYVAAPTLIYDGDPAAR; from the coding sequence GTGATACCCGCCGCCCTGTGCGTCCGCGCCGCCGCCCTCGCCCTGCTGGCCGCGAGCCCGGCGGCGGTGGCCGGCCCCGGCGGCGCTCCCCGGTTGCGGCTCGACGCCGCCGTGCCCGCCGGGTTGGGGGCCAACATCCACTTCACCGACCCGCGCACGGGCGAGATGCGAATGCTGGCCGACGGCGGCTTCCGCTGGGTGCGCATGGACTTTGACTGGAACGCGATCGAGACGGAGCGCGGCAAGTACGACTTCCGCGCTTACGACCGGCTGATGGCCGCCCTCCAGCGGCACGGCATTCGGCCCATCCTCATCCTCGACTACGTCCATCGCCTCTACGACGACGCGCAGTCGCCCCACACTCCCGAGGGGCGCGCGGCCATGGCCGCATGGGCCGCGGCATCCGCGGTCCACTTCCGCGGGCGCGGCGTCCTCTGGGAGATGTACAACGAGCCCAACATCTCCCCGTTCTGGCGCCCGCGGCCTAGCGTGGACGACTACGTGAAGCTTGCCACCGCGGTCGGCGAGGCCATCCGCAAGGCAGCGCCCAACGAGGCCTACATCGGCCCCGCCACCTCCACCATCGACTACGGTTTCCTGGAGGCCTGCTTCCGCGGGGGTCTGCTCAAGTACTGGGACGCGGTCTCGGTGCACCCCTACCGCCAGGCGCCCCCCGAGACGGCGGCCGCCGACTACCGCAGGCTCCGGCTGCTGATCGAGCGTTACGCCCCGAAGGGAAAGCACATCCCGGTGCTCAGCGGGGAATGGGGCTACTCCTCGGCGTGGAGGGGCATGGACGCCGAACGCCAGGGGCTGATGCTGCCACGCCAGTGGCTCACGAACCTCGCGAACGACGTGGGCGTCTCGATCTGGTACGACTGGCACGACGACGGGCCCGACCCCAAGGAGCCTGAGCACCACTTCGGTACGACCTACTACCCTTACCACGAGGGGCGGGACCCCGTCTACGACCCGAAGCCCGCGTACATCGCCGCCCAGGCGCTGACCACGGCGCTGCGCGGCTACCGCTTCCACGCGCGGCTGATGACCGGCCGCGCCGAGGACCACGTGCTGCTCTTTGCGCGCGGCGATGATGTGAAGCTCGCGGCGTGGACGGTCGACCGCGGCGGCGCGGAGGCTCGCATTCCGGCGAGCCCTGGCCGTTTCGGCGTCGTCGGGCACCTTGGCGAGGCCCTCCCGTCGGTGGTGGCCGGGGACGACGGCCTCGCGCTCCCTCTGACGGAGGCGCCCAGGTACCTGACGCCGGAGGAGCCCAACGCCCTTCTGCGGGTGGCAGCCGGCTGGGAGCGGCTGCCGCTCGAGGCCCTCACCACACGTGATCGCTATGTGCCGACGGCGCGCATCCGCAACCCACTGGACCGCGCCATCGTGGTGCGCGCCGCCGACACGAGCCGCCGCATCCGGCCGGGCGCGACGGCCGTGCTCGCCCTTCCGCCCGTGGCCGTCGGGCGGGGCCTCACGCCGATGTCCGTGCGCGCCGAGTTGGAGGTCGAGGGCATGGGACGCCTCGCCCAGGGGACCTACGTCGCCCACAGGCAGCCCCTCGCCGCCACCATCCTGCCCGCCGCCGGTGCCCTTGGCCGCGTGCGCATCCAGAACCCGACGGGCCTCCCGCTTCGCGGCTCGGTCGAGTTGCGCGTTCGGCAGGGCAGCGAGACAGAGGCCCGGAGCGCGCCGCTGCGGCTCTCCTCTGGCGCTCGCGAGGTGATCGTCGAGCTCCCGCTCTCCGGCGAGCCCGCCGACGCCTACTCGGCGAGCGCAGAGGTGCGCGCGGAGGACGGCAAGGCTCTCCTCCGCGAGGGCCCACGCACGTTCCGACACACCGATCACTTCTCCCGGTATGGCCAGGGCTCGCCGGTCTCCGCCTACGCGGTGGTCGCCGAGGGCGACAGCAAGGTCACTTCCGAGCAGGCCCTGTCGGTGGCGCAGCCATCGGACGGTCCCGCGACGCCGCGAGGCGGCTCGCTACGCCTGGACTACCGCTTCACGCCGGGCTGGAAATACCTGTGCATCAAGCCGACGAGCGCGCCTCTCGTTCCTATCCCGGGCCGCCCGGCGGGATTCGGTCTTTGGGTGCACGGGGACGGGCGCGGCAACCTGGCGCGCTTGCGGGTGACGGACTCGACCGGCCAGACCTTCCAGCCCGACGGCGGCGCGATCACATGGCGGGGTTGGCGGTACGTAGAGTTCCGGCTGGACGGCAGTCAGGGCGGGCACTGGGGCGGCGCGGAGGACGGCGTGATCCACTACCCGCTGCGGTGGGAGACGCTGTTCCTGCTGGACAGCGCGGGTGGCTCGGCAAGCGAGGGGACGGTCTACGTGGCCGCGCCGACGCTAATCTACGACGGAGACCCAGCCGCGCGCTGA
- a CDS encoding ABC transporter ATP-binding protein, with protein sequence MSAPSSSPMVQAAGIVKRFPGGVLANDDVSIAVWAGTLHCLVGENGAGKSTLINILYGRYQPEAGRIRIADAEARLVHPSDAIGLGIALVSQHTSLLPALTALENVVLGAEPARAGVLRLGAARERAAAIAARLGVDLPWNAPVEDLSVAAAQKVEIVKALYRGARVLMLDEPTALLAPPEAEALFGVLHRLAEDGAAILLVTHRLREVMAHGERVTVLRGGRSVAEMPVADTTAAELAALMIGNRTATPGVVLAAEWAPAPPTRPQAPEATPLARQTVPPMPALELREVSVLRRQRAVAVRAVTMTVARSEILGVAGVDGSGQAELAEAIAGLTPITSGSVLLEGEAITAAPVAERIRRGLGYLPQDRLGDGVVLELTVAENLLLGRHGDRRYGGGWPLSTSAARARAARLIAERHVRGATPETPLAQLSGGNQQKVLAARATDPPPRVLVAMQPTRGLDYAATRQTYEVFRELLRGGTAILLFSLDLDEILALADRVAVMYAGGIVGVVGRGEATPERIGAMMLQGAAA encoded by the coding sequence ATGAGCGCACCCTCCTCCTCCCCCATGGTCCAGGCCGCCGGGATCGTGAAGCGCTTCCCGGGCGGCGTCCTCGCCAACGACGACGTCTCGATCGCCGTCTGGGCCGGCACCCTCCACTGCCTGGTGGGCGAGAACGGCGCGGGCAAATCAACGCTCATCAACATCCTCTACGGGCGCTACCAACCCGAGGCCGGCCGGATCCGGATCGCCGACGCCGAGGCGCGCCTCGTCCACCCGTCCGACGCGATCGGGCTCGGCATTGCCCTGGTATCGCAGCACACCTCGCTCCTGCCCGCGCTCACCGCGCTCGAGAACGTCGTCCTCGGCGCCGAGCCGGCGCGGGCCGGCGTACTGCGCCTGGGCGCCGCTCGCGAGCGCGCGGCGGCCATCGCCGCGCGGTTAGGAGTCGACCTCCCGTGGAACGCGCCGGTCGAGGACCTGTCGGTGGCCGCCGCCCAGAAGGTCGAGATCGTCAAGGCGCTCTACCGCGGCGCGCGCGTCCTGATGCTCGATGAGCCGACCGCTCTGCTCGCCCCGCCCGAAGCCGAGGCGCTCTTCGGCGTGCTGCACCGTCTCGCGGAGGACGGCGCGGCGATCCTCCTCGTGACCCATCGGCTGCGCGAGGTGATGGCGCACGGCGAGCGGGTGACGGTCCTTCGCGGCGGACGCTCGGTGGCGGAGATGCCGGTGGCCGACACGACGGCGGCCGAGCTTGCCGCCCTGATGATCGGCAACCGAACGGCGACGCCCGGCGTCGTCCTCGCCGCCGAGTGGGCCCCCGCGCCACCGACGAGGCCCCAAGCTCCGGAGGCGACCCCACTGGCGCGGCAGACGGTGCCGCCGATGCCGGCGCTCGAGTTGCGCGAGGTCAGCGTCCTGCGGCGGCAGCGCGCCGTCGCCGTCCGGGCCGTCACCATGACGGTGGCGCGAAGCGAGATCCTGGGGGTCGCGGGGGTCGACGGGAGCGGCCAGGCCGAGTTGGCGGAGGCGATCGCCGGCCTGACGCCCATCACCTCCGGCTCTGTCCTGCTGGAGGGCGAGGCGATCACCGCGGCGCCAGTCGCCGAGCGCATCCGGCGCGGCCTCGGATACCTTCCGCAGGATCGACTGGGCGACGGCGTGGTGCTGGAACTCACCGTCGCCGAGAACCTGCTGCTGGGGCGGCACGGCGATCGCCGCTACGGCGGCGGCTGGCCGCTGTCAACTTCGGCGGCGCGCGCCCGCGCGGCGCGGCTGATCGCGGAGCGGCACGTGCGCGGCGCAACGCCGGAGACGCCGCTCGCCCAGCTCTCCGGAGGCAACCAGCAAAAGGTGCTCGCGGCGCGCGCAACGGACCCCCCGCCGCGCGTCCTCGTCGCCATGCAGCCAACGCGCGGCCTCGACTACGCCGCGACGCGCCAGACCTACGAGGTGTTCCGCGAGCTCCTTCGCGGCGGGACGGCGATCCTTCTCTTCAGCCTCGACCTGGACGAGATCCTCGCGCTGGCGGACCGGGTGGCCGTGATGTACGCGGGCGGCATCGTGGGCGTTGTGGGCCGGGGCGAGGCCACCCCGGAGCGTATTGGCGCGATGATGCTCCAGGGGGCGGCGGCGTGA
- a CDS encoding NIL domain-containing protein, producing MPAITVQVSTRTSEQVREPILYRLGKDFNVVTNVRRAQVTEDSAFIEVEIDGSLEEVQRAISWLHTTGLHIDAQQRSVGTDTVNL from the coding sequence ATGCCAGCGATCACGGTACAGGTCAGCACTCGAACGAGCGAGCAGGTGAGGGAACCCATTCTCTACCGCCTGGGCAAGGACTTCAACGTGGTCACGAACGTCCGGCGCGCCCAGGTCACCGAGGACTCCGCTTTCATCGAGGTGGAGATCGACGGCTCGCTTGAGGAGGTGCAGCGGGCGATCTCCTGGCTGCACACCACCGGCCTCCACATCGACGCTCAACAGCGCTCGGTCGGCACCGATACGGTGAACCTCTGA